From Carassius auratus strain Wakin chromosome 10, ASM336829v1, whole genome shotgun sequence, a single genomic window includes:
- the LOC113110181 gene encoding rabphilin-3A isoform X3 yields the protein MAARLGQTGGGGGLAFLLPKDSIKASFLHHCGGERERHTSSSVLLLLLSAGGERTGCEMYGRQMESTAGIEELTDEEKEIINSVLARAKMMEAMEQERIGRLVNRLDSMKRTACGDGDLRCLLCGQQFGLTGVSSVLCTECKKNMCTKCGVQSVSRSSPIWLCKICSEQKEMLKRSGAWFFKGLPQQILPAPLPISNHKELRTTSVPASTNPPTNQESSGSSRPKTGESMQVTGREQQISAETMPPKRDEDTVISQRALEETRGRQSLNRSTIQSNAVVEGQKREEPVMSSKPLASTFSTTPIQKDPMSRPEARAPPAIQTDARLPAANSVPASRQPPPPTAEDEEDANSYDSDDATTLGMLEFSLLYEEEKNELRCNIIKAKGLMPMDSNGLADPYVKLHLLPGASKSNKLRTKTIRTTLNPVWNETLVYHGITNEDMKKKTLRLSVSDEDKFGHNEFIGETRVVLKKLKLNQKKTFNVCLERAIPVRRTAGAGASRGMALYEEELKDDEEAEERGRILISLTYNSQQSRLIVGVVRCAHLAAMDSNGYSDPFVKIYLKPDMGKKAKNKTQIKKKTLNPEFNEEFSYEVKHAELAKKTLDVSVWDYDMGKSNDFIGGCQLGITAKGECLKHWYECLKNKDKKIERWHVLLNQNNIEADD from the exons GACGGGCTGCGAGATGTACGGCAGGCAGATGGAGTCCACCGCTGGAATCGAGGAGCTGACGGACGAGGAGAAGGAAATTATAAACAGCGTGCTAGCGAGAGCCAAGATGATGGAGGCCATGGAGCAAGAGAGGATTGG GCGTCTGGTAAATCGCCTGGACAGCATGAAGCGGACGGCCTGCGGTGACGGTGACTTGCGTTGTTTACTCTGTGGCCAGCAGTTCGGCCTGACGGGCGTCAGCTCAGTCTTGTGCACAGAGTGCAAAAAG AACATGTGCACTAAGTGTGGCGTTCAAAGCGTCAGTCGTTCCAGTCCAATATGGCTGTGCAAAATCTGCAGTGAGCAGAAAGAG ATGCTGAAGCGGTCTGGTGCCTGGTTCTTCAAAGGTTTACCACAACAGATTTTACCCGCTCCTCTACCGATCTCTAATCATAAAGAGCTCAGAACCACCAGCGTGCCAGCTTCAACCAATCCACCAACCAATCAAGAGTCTTCAGGATCTTCACGGCCAAAAACTGGAG AGAGCATGCAGGTCACCGGCAGAGAGCAGCAGATATCTG CAGAAACGATGCCCCCTAAACGGGACGAGGATACTGTCATATCCCAAAGAGCCCTAGAAGAAACCAGAGGTAGACAGTCTTTGAACAGGAGCACGATTCAGTCCAACGCTGTTGTGGAAGGACAGAAGAGAGAAGAACCGGTGATGAGCTCCAAACCTCTAGCGTCAACCTTTTCCACAACTCCCATACAAAAAG ATCCGATGAGTCGACCGGAGGCCAGGGCACCACCTGCTATACAGACCGACGCACGTTTGCCAGCTGCCAACAGCGTTCCCGCTTCACGCCAGCCACCACCCCCCACCGCAGAGGATGAAGAGGACGCCAACAGCTATGACTCTGATGATGCCA CCACTCTGGGCATGTTGGAGTTCAGTCTGCTCTACGAGGAGGAGAAAAACGAACTGCGCTGCAATATAATCAAAGCAAAG GGTCTCATGCCCATGGACTCCAATGGCTTGGCTGATCCTTATGTGAAACTGCACTTGCTTCCAGGAGCCAGCAAG TCTAACAAGCTAAGAACAAAGACGATTCGAACCACCTTGAACCCCGTTTGGAACGAGACCCTTGTTTATCATGGCATCACTAATGAAGACATGAAGAAAAAGACTCTCAG GCTTTCTGTCAGTGATGAGGACAAGTTCGGCCATAATGAGTTTATCGGCGAGACGCGGGTGGTCTTGAAAAAACTGAAGCTGAACCAGAAGAAGACCTTCAATGTGTGTCTTGAGAGAGCGATTCCG GTGAGACGTACTGCTGGCGCAGGTGCATCTCGGGGCATGGCGCTCTATGAGGAGGAG ttgaaGGACGATGAAGAGGCAGAGGAGAGGGGACGTATCCTGATTTCTCTCACCTACAACAGCCAGCAGAGTCGTCTGATTGTGGGTGTAGTTCGATGTGCTCATCTGGCAGCAATGGACTCCAACGGCTATTCTGACCCCTTTGTAAAGAT TTACTTGAAGCCCGACATGGGAAAGAAAGCAAAGAATAAAACTCAGATCAAGAAAAAGACTCTTAACCCCGAGTTTAATGAG gAGTTTAGCTATGAAGTCAAGCATGCTGAACTGGCAAAGAAGACTTTGGATGTCTCTGTCTGGGATTATGACATGGGAAAATCTAATGATTTCATag GCGGCTGCCAGCTTGGTATCACAGCTAAAGGCGAATGTCTGAAGCACTGGTATGAATGTCTGAAGAACAAGGACAAGAAGATCGAACGCTGGCATGTTCTGTTGAATCAAAACAACATTGAGGCGGATGACTGA
- the LOC113110181 gene encoding rabphilin-3A isoform X1, giving the protein MAARLGQTGGGGGLAFLLPKDSIKASFLHHCGGERERHTSSSVLLLLLSAGGERTGCEMYGRQMESTAGIEELTDEEKEIINSVLARAKMMEAMEQERIGRLVNRLDSMKRTACGDGDLRCLLCGQQFGLTGVSSVLCTECKKNMCTKCGVQSVSRSSPIWLCKICSEQKEMLKRSGAWFFKGLPQQILPAPLPISNHKELRTTSVPASTNPPTNQESSGSSRPKTGESMQVTGREQQISAETMPPKRDEDTVISQRALEETRGRQSLNRSTIQSNAVVEGQKREEPVMSSKPLASTFSTTPIQKDPMSRPEARAPPAIQTDARLPAANSVPASRQPPPPTAEDEEDANSYDSDDATTLGMLEFSLLYEEEKNELRCNIIKAKGLMPMDSNGLADPYVKLHLLPGASKSNKLRTKTIRTTLNPVWNETLVYHGITNEDMKKKTLRVERVSIRLFPGRLSVSDEDKFGHNEFIGETRVVLKKLKLNQKKTFNVCLERAIPVRRTAGAGASRGMALYEEELKDDEEAEERGRILISLTYNSQQSRLIVGVVRCAHLAAMDSNGYSDPFVKIYLKPDMGKKAKNKTQIKKKTLNPEFNEEFSYEVKHAELAKKTLDVSVWDYDMGKSNDFIGGCQLGITAKGECLKHWYECLKNKDKKIERWHVLLNQNNIEADD; this is encoded by the exons GACGGGCTGCGAGATGTACGGCAGGCAGATGGAGTCCACCGCTGGAATCGAGGAGCTGACGGACGAGGAGAAGGAAATTATAAACAGCGTGCTAGCGAGAGCCAAGATGATGGAGGCCATGGAGCAAGAGAGGATTGG GCGTCTGGTAAATCGCCTGGACAGCATGAAGCGGACGGCCTGCGGTGACGGTGACTTGCGTTGTTTACTCTGTGGCCAGCAGTTCGGCCTGACGGGCGTCAGCTCAGTCTTGTGCACAGAGTGCAAAAAG AACATGTGCACTAAGTGTGGCGTTCAAAGCGTCAGTCGTTCCAGTCCAATATGGCTGTGCAAAATCTGCAGTGAGCAGAAAGAG ATGCTGAAGCGGTCTGGTGCCTGGTTCTTCAAAGGTTTACCACAACAGATTTTACCCGCTCCTCTACCGATCTCTAATCATAAAGAGCTCAGAACCACCAGCGTGCCAGCTTCAACCAATCCACCAACCAATCAAGAGTCTTCAGGATCTTCACGGCCAAAAACTGGAG AGAGCATGCAGGTCACCGGCAGAGAGCAGCAGATATCTG CAGAAACGATGCCCCCTAAACGGGACGAGGATACTGTCATATCCCAAAGAGCCCTAGAAGAAACCAGAGGTAGACAGTCTTTGAACAGGAGCACGATTCAGTCCAACGCTGTTGTGGAAGGACAGAAGAGAGAAGAACCGGTGATGAGCTCCAAACCTCTAGCGTCAACCTTTTCCACAACTCCCATACAAAAAG ATCCGATGAGTCGACCGGAGGCCAGGGCACCACCTGCTATACAGACCGACGCACGTTTGCCAGCTGCCAACAGCGTTCCCGCTTCACGCCAGCCACCACCCCCCACCGCAGAGGATGAAGAGGACGCCAACAGCTATGACTCTGATGATGCCA CCACTCTGGGCATGTTGGAGTTCAGTCTGCTCTACGAGGAGGAGAAAAACGAACTGCGCTGCAATATAATCAAAGCAAAG GGTCTCATGCCCATGGACTCCAATGGCTTGGCTGATCCTTATGTGAAACTGCACTTGCTTCCAGGAGCCAGCAAG TCTAACAAGCTAAGAACAAAGACGATTCGAACCACCTTGAACCCCGTTTGGAACGAGACCCTTGTTTATCATGGCATCACTAATGAAGACATGAAGAAAAAGACTCTCAG AGTGGAAAGGGTCAGCATCCGATTGTTCCCTGGCAGGCTTTCTGTCAGTGATGAGGACAAGTTCGGCCATAATGAGTTTATCGGCGAGACGCGGGTGGTCTTGAAAAAACTGAAGCTGAACCAGAAGAAGACCTTCAATGTGTGTCTTGAGAGAGCGATTCCG GTGAGACGTACTGCTGGCGCAGGTGCATCTCGGGGCATGGCGCTCTATGAGGAGGAG ttgaaGGACGATGAAGAGGCAGAGGAGAGGGGACGTATCCTGATTTCTCTCACCTACAACAGCCAGCAGAGTCGTCTGATTGTGGGTGTAGTTCGATGTGCTCATCTGGCAGCAATGGACTCCAACGGCTATTCTGACCCCTTTGTAAAGAT TTACTTGAAGCCCGACATGGGAAAGAAAGCAAAGAATAAAACTCAGATCAAGAAAAAGACTCTTAACCCCGAGTTTAATGAG gAGTTTAGCTATGAAGTCAAGCATGCTGAACTGGCAAAGAAGACTTTGGATGTCTCTGTCTGGGATTATGACATGGGAAAATCTAATGATTTCATag GCGGCTGCCAGCTTGGTATCACAGCTAAAGGCGAATGTCTGAAGCACTGGTATGAATGTCTGAAGAACAAGGACAAGAAGATCGAACGCTGGCATGTTCTGTTGAATCAAAACAACATTGAGGCGGATGACTGA
- the LOC113110181 gene encoding rabphilin-3A isoform X2, whose product MAARLGQTGGGGGLAFLLPKDSIKASFLHHCGGERERHTSSSVLLLLLSAGGERTGCEMYGRQMESTAGIEELTDEEKEIINSVLARAKMMEAMEQERIGRLVNRLDSMKRTACGDGDLRCLLCGQQFGLTGVSSVLCTECKKNMCTKCGVQSVSRSSPIWLCKICSEQKEMLKRSGAWFFKGLPQQILPAPLPISNHKELRTTSVPASTNPPTNQESSGSSRPKTGESMQVTGREQQISETMPPKRDEDTVISQRALEETRGRQSLNRSTIQSNAVVEGQKREEPVMSSKPLASTFSTTPIQKDPMSRPEARAPPAIQTDARLPAANSVPASRQPPPPTAEDEEDANSYDSDDATTLGMLEFSLLYEEEKNELRCNIIKAKGLMPMDSNGLADPYVKLHLLPGASKSNKLRTKTIRTTLNPVWNETLVYHGITNEDMKKKTLRVERVSIRLFPGRLSVSDEDKFGHNEFIGETRVVLKKLKLNQKKTFNVCLERAIPVRRTAGAGASRGMALYEEELKDDEEAEERGRILISLTYNSQQSRLIVGVVRCAHLAAMDSNGYSDPFVKIYLKPDMGKKAKNKTQIKKKTLNPEFNEEFSYEVKHAELAKKTLDVSVWDYDMGKSNDFIGGCQLGITAKGECLKHWYECLKNKDKKIERWHVLLNQNNIEADD is encoded by the exons GACGGGCTGCGAGATGTACGGCAGGCAGATGGAGTCCACCGCTGGAATCGAGGAGCTGACGGACGAGGAGAAGGAAATTATAAACAGCGTGCTAGCGAGAGCCAAGATGATGGAGGCCATGGAGCAAGAGAGGATTGG GCGTCTGGTAAATCGCCTGGACAGCATGAAGCGGACGGCCTGCGGTGACGGTGACTTGCGTTGTTTACTCTGTGGCCAGCAGTTCGGCCTGACGGGCGTCAGCTCAGTCTTGTGCACAGAGTGCAAAAAG AACATGTGCACTAAGTGTGGCGTTCAAAGCGTCAGTCGTTCCAGTCCAATATGGCTGTGCAAAATCTGCAGTGAGCAGAAAGAG ATGCTGAAGCGGTCTGGTGCCTGGTTCTTCAAAGGTTTACCACAACAGATTTTACCCGCTCCTCTACCGATCTCTAATCATAAAGAGCTCAGAACCACCAGCGTGCCAGCTTCAACCAATCCACCAACCAATCAAGAGTCTTCAGGATCTTCACGGCCAAAAACTGGAG AGAGCATGCAGGTCACCGGCAGAGAGCAGCAGATATCTG AAACGATGCCCCCTAAACGGGACGAGGATACTGTCATATCCCAAAGAGCCCTAGAAGAAACCAGAGGTAGACAGTCTTTGAACAGGAGCACGATTCAGTCCAACGCTGTTGTGGAAGGACAGAAGAGAGAAGAACCGGTGATGAGCTCCAAACCTCTAGCGTCAACCTTTTCCACAACTCCCATACAAAAAG ATCCGATGAGTCGACCGGAGGCCAGGGCACCACCTGCTATACAGACCGACGCACGTTTGCCAGCTGCCAACAGCGTTCCCGCTTCACGCCAGCCACCACCCCCCACCGCAGAGGATGAAGAGGACGCCAACAGCTATGACTCTGATGATGCCA CCACTCTGGGCATGTTGGAGTTCAGTCTGCTCTACGAGGAGGAGAAAAACGAACTGCGCTGCAATATAATCAAAGCAAAG GGTCTCATGCCCATGGACTCCAATGGCTTGGCTGATCCTTATGTGAAACTGCACTTGCTTCCAGGAGCCAGCAAG TCTAACAAGCTAAGAACAAAGACGATTCGAACCACCTTGAACCCCGTTTGGAACGAGACCCTTGTTTATCATGGCATCACTAATGAAGACATGAAGAAAAAGACTCTCAG AGTGGAAAGGGTCAGCATCCGATTGTTCCCTGGCAGGCTTTCTGTCAGTGATGAGGACAAGTTCGGCCATAATGAGTTTATCGGCGAGACGCGGGTGGTCTTGAAAAAACTGAAGCTGAACCAGAAGAAGACCTTCAATGTGTGTCTTGAGAGAGCGATTCCG GTGAGACGTACTGCTGGCGCAGGTGCATCTCGGGGCATGGCGCTCTATGAGGAGGAG ttgaaGGACGATGAAGAGGCAGAGGAGAGGGGACGTATCCTGATTTCTCTCACCTACAACAGCCAGCAGAGTCGTCTGATTGTGGGTGTAGTTCGATGTGCTCATCTGGCAGCAATGGACTCCAACGGCTATTCTGACCCCTTTGTAAAGAT TTACTTGAAGCCCGACATGGGAAAGAAAGCAAAGAATAAAACTCAGATCAAGAAAAAGACTCTTAACCCCGAGTTTAATGAG gAGTTTAGCTATGAAGTCAAGCATGCTGAACTGGCAAAGAAGACTTTGGATGTCTCTGTCTGGGATTATGACATGGGAAAATCTAATGATTTCATag GCGGCTGCCAGCTTGGTATCACAGCTAAAGGCGAATGTCTGAAGCACTGGTATGAATGTCTGAAGAACAAGGACAAGAAGATCGAACGCTGGCATGTTCTGTTGAATCAAAACAACATTGAGGCGGATGACTGA